CTTGGCAATCTTGGTGTCGCCGATCACTTCACGCGCGCCGATTTCACGGGCGGTGTTCTCCAGCACGGCCAGCGCCTTCTCGTACTCGTTGCGGTGCACGGTGAAGGTGAAGTCGGTGGTGTTATCGTGCGAGACGTTCTGCACGATCATGTCCACTTCGATGTTCGCGGCGCTGATCGGGCCGAGGATCTTGAAGGCGACGCCTGGGGTGTCCGGGACGCCACGAATGGTCAGCTTGGCTTCATCACGGTTGAAGGCGATACCGGAAATGATCGGCTGTTCCATGGATTCCTCTTCATCGATGGTAATGAGGGTACCCGGACCCTCCTTGAAGCTGTGCAGCACGCGCAGCGGGACGTTGTACTTGCCGGCGAACTCCACCGAGCGGATCTGCAGCACCTTGGAGCCGAGGCTGGCCATTTCCAGCATCTCCTCGAAGGTGATCTTCTCCAGGCGCTGGGCCTGGGGCACGACACGCGGGTCGGTGGTGTAGACGCCATCGACATCGGTGTAGATCTGGCATTCGTCGGCCTTCAGGGCCGCCGCCAGTGCCACCCCGGTGGTATCGGAACCGCCACGACCGAGGGTGGTGATGTTGCCATGCTCGTCGACACCCTGGAAACCGGCGACCACCACCACACGCCCGGCCTTGAGGTCGGCGCGGATCTTCTGGTCGTCGATCTGCAGGATGCGCGCCTTGTTGTGCGCGCTGTCGGTGAGGATGCGCACCTGGTTGCCGGTGTACGACACCGCCGGCACGCCACGCTTCATCAGGGCCATCGACAACAGGGCGATGGTGACCTGCTCGCCGGTCGAGACAATCACATCCAGCTCGCGCGGCTCCGGCTGATCGGTGATCTGCTTGGCCAGGTCGATCAGGCGATTGGTTTCCCCGCTCATGGCCGACAGCACAACCACCAGGTCGGTGCCTTGCTCACGGAATTTCTTGACCTTGTCGGCAACCTGCTCGATCCGCTCGATGGAACCGACAGAGGTGCCGCCAAATTTCTGTACGATCAACGCCATTTCAAAGGTGCCTCAGCCCTCAAGGGCCCCAAAAAACAATCCAACATGAAGAGGCCGGTGACTAGACCACCGGCCCCTTCATCTCAAAGTCCCTGCTCGGCGAACGGCACGGCGAGGGCCAGGGCCTGGTCCAGCGCGGCGACGTCGACGCCACCACCCTGGGCCATGTCCGGACGACCACCACCCTTGCCACCTACCACCGCGGCAGCTTGTTTCATCAGGTCGCCAGCCTTGAGTTGGCCGGAGAGGTCCTTGGTCACGCCAGCCACCAGCACGACCTTGCCCTCATGCTCGCTGCCCAGCAGGATCACTGCGTGGCCGAGCTTGTTCTTCAGTTGATCGACGAGCGCCAGCAGGGCCTTGCCGTCCTGCCCATCCAGGCGGGCGGCGAGAACCTTGGCACCCTTGACCTCAACGGCCGCATTGGAGAGATCGTCCCCGGCGGCGCTGGCGGCCTTGGCCTGCAGCTGCTCGAGCTGCTTTTCCAGCTGGCGGTTGCGCTCGAGCACAGCCGACAGCTTGTCGATCAGGTTGTCGCGATTGCCCTTGACCAGCTGCGCGGCTTCCTTGACCTGCTCTTCGGCAGCGTTCAGGTAGGCCAGCGCGGCGGCGCCGGTGATCGCTTCGATACGGCGCACGCCAGAAGCCACGCCACCTTCGCTGATGATCTTGAACAGGCTGATGTCGCCGGTGCGCTTGGCGTGAATGCCGCCGCACAGCTCGACGGAGAAGTCACCGCCCATGCTCAGCACGCGCACGGTGTCGCCATACTTCTCACCGAACAACGCCATGGCGCCTTTGGCCTTGGCGGTTTCGATATCGGTCAGCTCGGTCTTCACCTCGGTGTTGCGGCGCACTTCGCGATTGACGATGTCTTCCAGGGCCTTGATCTGCTCTGGCTTGACCGCCTCGAAGTGACTGAAGTCGAAACGCAGGCGCTGGCTGTCGACCAGCGAGCCTTTCTGCTGCACATGCTCGCCCAGCACCTGACGCAGCGCTTCGTGCAGCAGGTGGGTGGCGGAGTGGTTCAGCGAGGTGGCGTGCTGCACGTCTGCATCGACGCGGGCATCAACCGTGGCGCCGACAGTCAGCATGCCGCTGGCGATCACGCCGTGGTGCAGGAATGCGCCACCGGTCTTGGTGGTGTCGCGCACATCGAAGCGCGCTGCGCCAGCCTGGAGGTAGCCGGAGTCACCCACCTGGCCACCGGACTCGGCATAGAACGGGGTGCGATCAAGCACAACCACGCCCTCCTCGCCTTCTGCCAGTCGCTCGACCGGCTGGCCGTCCTTGTACAGGGCGATGACCTTGCCCTGGCCTTCGGTAGCGTCATAGCCGAGGAAGTCGGTGGCGGTGTCGACCTTGACCAGGCTGTTGTAGTCCATGCCGAAGGCGCTGGCGGAACGGGCTCGCTCACGCTGGGCCTCCATCTCGCGCTCGAAGCCGGCTTCGTCGATGGTCAGCTCGCGCTCGCGGGCGATATCGGCGGTCAGGTCCATGGGGAAGCCATAGGTGTCGTAAAGCTTGAACACCACGTCGCCCGGCACGACCTTACCCTGCAACTGGGCCAGGTCCTGCTCGAGGATACGCAGCCCTTGCTCCAGCGTCTTGGCGAACTGTTCTTCCTCGGTCTTGAGCACGCGCTCGATATGGGCCTGCTGGCCTTTGAGCTCAGGGAAGGCTTCGCCCATTTCCGTGACCAGCGCGGCGACGATCTTGTGGAAGAAACTGCCCTTGGCGCCGAGCTTGTTGCCGTGACGGCAGGCGCGGCGAATGATGCGGCGCAGCACATAGCCACGGCCTTCGTTCGAGGGCAGCACGCCGTCAGCGATCAGGAAGCCGCAGGAACGGATGTGGTCGGCGACCACTTTCAGCGACGGTTGCTCGTCGTTGCTGCAGCCGATGGCATTGGCGGCAGCGGCCAACAGGCTCTGGAACAGGTCG
This genomic stretch from Pseudomonas entomophila harbors:
- a CDS encoding aspartate kinase — protein: MALIVQKFGGTSVGSIERIEQVADKVKKFREQGTDLVVVLSAMSGETNRLIDLAKQITDQPEPRELDVIVSTGEQVTIALLSMALMKRGVPAVSYTGNQVRILTDSAHNKARILQIDDQKIRADLKAGRVVVVAGFQGVDEHGNITTLGRGGSDTTGVALAAALKADECQIYTDVDGVYTTDPRVVPQAQRLEKITFEEMLEMASLGSKVLQIRSVEFAGKYNVPLRVLHSFKEGPGTLITIDEEESMEQPIISGIAFNRDEAKLTIRGVPDTPGVAFKILGPISAANIEVDMIVQNVSHDNTTDFTFTVHRNEYEKALAVLENTAREIGAREVIGDTKIAKVSIVGVGMRSHAGVASRMFEALAKESINIQMISTSEIKVSVVIEEKYLELAVRALHTAFELDAPARQGE
- the alaS gene encoding alanine--tRNA ligase; translated protein: MKSAEIREAFLRFFEEQGHTRVASSSLIPGNDPTLLFTNAGMNQFKDCFLGQEKRAYTRAVSSQKCVRAGGKHNDLENVGYTARHHTFFEMLGNFSFGDYFKRDAITFAWTFLTSEKWLNLPKEKLWVTVYASDDEAYDIWTKEVGVPAERMVRIGDNKGAPYASDNFWTMGDTGPCGPCTEIFYDHGADIWGGPPGSPEEDGDRYIEIWNNVFMQFNRTADGVLHPLPAPSVDTGMGLERISAVMQHVHSNYEIDLFQSLLAAAANAIGCSNDEQPSLKVVADHIRSCGFLIADGVLPSNEGRGYVLRRIIRRACRHGNKLGAKGSFFHKIVAALVTEMGEAFPELKGQQAHIERVLKTEEEQFAKTLEQGLRILEQDLAQLQGKVVPGDVVFKLYDTYGFPMDLTADIARERELTIDEAGFEREMEAQRERARSASAFGMDYNSLVKVDTATDFLGYDATEGQGKVIALYKDGQPVERLAEGEEGVVVLDRTPFYAESGGQVGDSGYLQAGAARFDVRDTTKTGGAFLHHGVIASGMLTVGATVDARVDADVQHATSLNHSATHLLHEALRQVLGEHVQQKGSLVDSQRLRFDFSHFEAVKPEQIKALEDIVNREVRRNTEVKTELTDIETAKAKGAMALFGEKYGDTVRVLSMGGDFSVELCGGIHAKRTGDISLFKIISEGGVASGVRRIEAITGAAALAYLNAAEEQVKEAAQLVKGNRDNLIDKLSAVLERNRQLEKQLEQLQAKAASAAGDDLSNAAVEVKGAKVLAARLDGQDGKALLALVDQLKNKLGHAVILLGSEHEGKVVLVAGVTKDLSGQLKAGDLMKQAAAVVGGKGGGRPDMAQGGGVDVAALDQALALAVPFAEQGL